Proteins encoded in a region of the Vibrio ponticus genome:
- the guaA gene encoding glutamine-hydrolyzing GMP synthase produces the protein MTKNIHDQRILILDFGSQYTQLVARRVREIGVYCELWSWDVEEADIREFNPDGIILSGGPESVTEENSPRAPQYVFDSGVPVLGVCYGMQTMAEQLGGKVAGSTEREFGYAQVKVSGESAIFKDLELTQDVWMSHGDKVVEIPADFVKVGETDTCPYAAMANEEKKYYGVQFHPEVTHTKGGLQMLENFVLGVCGCERLWTSESIIEDAVARIKEQVGDDEVILGLSGGVDSSVVAMLVHRAIGDKLTCVFVDNGLLRLNEGQQVMDMFGDKFGLNIIKVDAEERFLEALKGKSDPEEKRKTIGHVFVDVFDEESKKLKNAKWLAQGTIYPDVIESAASKTGKAHVIKSHHNVGGLPEDMAMGLVEPLRELFKDEVRKIGLELGLPYNMLYRHPFPGPGLGVRVLGEIKKEYCDLLRRADAIFIEELHNADLYDKVSQAFTVFLPVRSVGVMGDGRKYDWVVSLRAVETIDFMTAHWAHLPYDFLGKVSNRIINEVDGISRVVYDISGKPPATIEWE, from the coding sequence GTTTACTGTGAACTATGGAGCTGGGATGTAGAAGAAGCGGATATTCGTGAATTCAACCCAGACGGCATCATCCTTTCTGGTGGTCCTGAAAGCGTAACAGAAGAAAACTCTCCACGCGCTCCACAATACGTATTTGACTCTGGCGTGCCAGTACTAGGTGTATGTTACGGCATGCAAACTATGGCGGAGCAGCTAGGTGGTAAAGTAGCAGGTTCAACTGAACGTGAATTTGGCTACGCACAAGTTAAAGTTTCTGGCGAATCTGCAATCTTTAAAGATCTTGAGCTTACTCAAGACGTGTGGATGAGCCACGGTGACAAAGTAGTAGAAATCCCAGCAGACTTCGTAAAAGTAGGTGAGACAGACACTTGTCCTTACGCTGCTATGGCGAACGAAGAGAAGAAATACTACGGCGTACAATTCCACCCAGAAGTAACGCACACCAAAGGCGGTCTACAAATGCTTGAGAACTTTGTTCTTGGCGTATGTGGCTGTGAGCGTCTATGGACTTCTGAATCTATCATTGAAGATGCGGTTGCACGTATCAAAGAGCAAGTAGGTGACGATGAAGTTATCCTTGGTCTATCTGGTGGTGTGGACTCTTCAGTAGTCGCGATGCTTGTTCACCGTGCAATCGGCGACAAACTGACGTGTGTATTTGTTGATAACGGTCTACTTCGTCTAAACGAAGGTCAACAAGTAATGGATATGTTTGGCGACAAGTTCGGTCTAAACATCATCAAAGTTGATGCAGAAGAGCGTTTTCTAGAAGCACTAAAAGGCAAATCGGATCCAGAAGAGAAGCGTAAGACCATTGGTCACGTATTTGTGGACGTATTCGACGAAGAGTCTAAGAAGCTGAAAAACGCTAAATGGTTGGCGCAAGGTACTATCTACCCTGACGTAATCGAATCAGCGGCGTCTAAAACAGGTAAAGCGCATGTGATCAAATCACACCACAACGTGGGCGGTCTACCAGAAGATATGGCGATGGGTCTTGTTGAGCCACTACGTGAACTATTTAAAGACGAAGTGCGCAAGATTGGTCTAGAGCTAGGTCTACCGTACAACATGCTTTACCGTCACCCATTCCCAGGTCCAGGTCTAGGTGTTCGTGTTCTTGGCGAGATCAAGAAAGAGTACTGTGACTTGCTACGTCGTGCTGATGCTATCTTTATTGAAGAACTGCACAATGCAGACCTTTACGACAAAGTATCGCAAGCGTTCACCGTATTCCTACCAGTACGCTCTGTAGGTGTAATGGGCGATGGTCGTAAATATGACTGGGTAGTATCACTACGTGCAGTAGAAACCATCGACTTTATGACAGCGCATTGGGCACACCTACCATACGACTTCCTAGGTAAGGTTTCTAACCGCATTATCAACGAAGTAGATGGCATTTCTCGCGTGGTTTACGACATCTCTGGTAAGCCACCAGCGACAATCGAGTGGGAATAA
- a CDS encoding acetate uptake transporter: protein MSTKLANPAPLGLMGFGMTTILLNIHNAGFFPIDSMILAMGIFYGGLGQVLVGMMCFKRGDTFGTTAFTSYGLFWLTLVGLLVMPEMGLQPSPHSFMGWYLTLWGIFTGFMFIGSLCYPTAKQVVFGSLTILFFLLAARDFTGSTVIGTIAGIEGIFCGASAIYFAMAQVLNNEFGRVVLPIGEKRIKPIVAAEQATA from the coding sequence ATGTCTACAAAACTGGCTAACCCAGCACCATTAGGTCTAATGGGTTTCGGTATGACAACCATCCTGCTAAACATCCATAACGCAGGCTTTTTCCCAATTGACTCTATGATTCTGGCTATGGGCATCTTCTACGGTGGTCTAGGTCAAGTGCTTGTAGGTATGATGTGCTTTAAGCGTGGTGACACGTTTGGTACTACTGCATTTACATCTTATGGTCTATTCTGGCTGACACTAGTTGGTCTACTAGTAATGCCTGAAATGGGTCTACAACCAAGCCCACACAGCTTCATGGGTTGGTACCTAACTCTATGGGGTATCTTCACTGGCTTTATGTTCATTGGCTCACTATGCTACCCAACAGCGAAGCAAGTTGTGTTTGGTTCTCTAACTATTCTATTCTTCCTACTAGCAGCTCGCGATTTCACTGGTAGCACAGTAATCGGCACTATCGCTGGTATCGAAGGTATCTTCTGTGGCGCAAGCGCGATCTACTTTGCAATGGCTCAAGTACTAAATAACGAATTTGGTCGCGTAGTTCTTCCAATCGGTGAGAAGCGCATCAAGCCAATCGTTGCAGCTGAGCAAGCAACAGCGTAA
- a CDS encoding alanine/glycine:cation symporter family protein — MQSLVDFLNGIIWSPALIYLCLGAGLFYSIITRFVQIRHFFEMWRLLFSGKSSKKGISSFQALAVSLSGRVGTGNIAGVAAAIGFGGPGAVFWMWMVAFFGAATAYAESTLAQIYKEDDDGQFRGGPAYYIEKAMGQKWYAWIFAIATIFACGVLLPGVQSNSIGNAVEAAFGSGQMIETAVGTFSFAKILTGTVISIILAFIIFGGVKRIAHFTQIVVPFMALAYIVTAFVIILLNISAVPVIFAMIIEDAFSPMAGVGAAIGWGVKRGVYSNEAGQGTGPHAAAAANVEHPAQQGLVQSFSIYIDTLLVCPATAFMILITGAYNVHGASEAFLIQNVAAEISANGPVFTQMAIESALPGVGKPFIAVALFFFAFTTILAYYYIAETNIAYIRRTFKVSGLMFILKLVLISAVFYGTVKTANLAWAMGDVGVGLMAWLNIVGILIIFFLSKPAIKALKDYEEQQKAGVTEYTFNPVKLGIKGADYWEDRYRREHGNPKAAVDKEVDVEVVNNTSS; from the coding sequence ATGCAGTCTTTAGTTGATTTTCTGAATGGAATCATTTGGAGCCCCGCACTGATTTACTTGTGCTTGGGCGCCGGCTTGTTTTATTCGATCATTACACGCTTTGTTCAAATCCGTCATTTCTTTGAAATGTGGCGACTACTCTTTTCAGGTAAAAGTTCCAAGAAAGGTATCTCATCTTTCCAAGCTCTTGCCGTCTCACTTTCAGGTCGCGTTGGTACGGGTAACATTGCAGGTGTAGCAGCCGCTATCGGTTTTGGTGGTCCAGGTGCGGTATTTTGGATGTGGATGGTTGCCTTCTTTGGCGCCGCGACTGCCTATGCAGAATCAACCTTGGCACAAATCTATAAAGAAGATGACGATGGTCAGTTCCGCGGTGGTCCAGCTTATTACATCGAAAAAGCGATGGGGCAAAAATGGTACGCCTGGATCTTCGCCATCGCGACCATCTTTGCCTGTGGTGTACTGCTACCGGGCGTGCAATCAAATAGTATCGGTAATGCAGTAGAAGCTGCATTTGGCTCCGGTCAAATGATTGAAACTGCGGTTGGCACCTTCAGCTTTGCCAAAATTCTTACTGGTACCGTTATCTCTATCATTCTTGCCTTCATTATCTTTGGTGGCGTGAAGCGTATTGCCCACTTCACACAGATTGTCGTGCCATTTATGGCACTGGCTTACATTGTGACGGCATTCGTTATCATCCTGCTCAACATCAGTGCGGTTCCTGTTATTTTCGCCATGATCATCGAAGATGCATTCTCACCAATGGCTGGTGTTGGCGCTGCAATTGGTTGGGGGGTGAAACGTGGCGTTTACTCAAACGAAGCAGGACAAGGTACAGGTCCTCACGCAGCCGCTGCTGCAAACGTAGAACACCCTGCACAGCAAGGCTTAGTACAGTCGTTCTCAATCTATATTGATACTCTACTGGTTTGTCCTGCCACTGCATTTATGATTTTAATCACTGGCGCTTACAACGTACACGGTGCTAGTGAAGCGTTCTTGATTCAAAACGTTGCCGCTGAAATCAGTGCCAATGGTCCTGTGTTTACTCAAATGGCGATTGAAAGTGCACTACCTGGCGTAGGTAAGCCATTTATTGCTGTCGCGCTGTTCTTCTTCGCCTTCACCACTATTCTGGCTTACTACTATATCGCAGAAACCAACATCGCTTACATCCGTCGCACTTTCAAAGTCAGCGGTCTGATGTTCATTCTCAAACTGGTATTAATTTCTGCGGTATTCTACGGCACTGTGAAAACCGCTAACCTTGCGTGGGCTATGGGTGATGTGGGTGTCGGTCTGATGGCATGGCTTAACATTGTCGGTATCTTGATTATTTTCTTCTTGTCAAAGCCGGCGATCAAAGCGCTAAAAGATTACGAAGAGCAACAAAAAGCAGGCGTAACAGAATACACCTTTAACCCGGTAAAACTGGGGATCAAAGGCGCTGATTACTGGGAAGATCGTTACCGCCGAGAGCATGGCAATCCAAAAGCGGCAGTAGATAAAGAAGTCGACGTAGAAGTGGTAAACAACACTTCATCATAA